Proteins encoded together in one Cicer arietinum cultivar CDC Frontier isolate Library 1 chromosome 4, Cicar.CDCFrontier_v2.0, whole genome shotgun sequence window:
- the LOC101502341 gene encoding ABC transporter G family member 1-like, translated as MSARIVAVNITEPYDYDYMEMNDFTRRRDAVEMPTLGQLLKNVGDVRKEVIGDGSETPGHHSLDVSGMETRSLPFVLSFNNLTYSVKVRQKMTFADICTRRRRSPVDEPPAVGETVFARTKILLNDISGEARDGEIMAFLGASGSGKSTLIDALANRIAKGKLKGKVTLNGESVESRLMKVISAYVMQDDLLFPMLTVEETLTFAAEFRLPRSLSKSKKKARVQALIDQLGLRNAAKTVIGDEGHRGVSGGERRRVSIGIDIIHDPIVLFLDEPTSGLDSTSAFLVVKVLQRVAQSGSIVIMSIHQPSYRILGLLDRMIFLSRGQTVYSGSPSQLPLYFAEFGHSIPEGDNRTEFALDVIRELEGSPGGTKSLVEFNKSWQSMTKLHPEDSSQNATSSLSLKEAISASISKGKLVSGANAAATTTNNSNGNATSSTTTSSMVPTYANSFWIELATLSKRSLTNSKRMPELFGIRLGAVFVTGFILATVFWHLDDTPKGVQERLGFFAFAMSTTFYTTADALPVFIQERFIFMRETSHNAYRISSYLVSHAIVALPALVVLSFVFAAMTFWAVGLDGGFKGFMFYFFIMFASFWAGNSFVSFLSGVVPHVMLGYTIVVAILAYFLLFSGFFINRNRIPKYWIWFNYMSLIKYPYEAVLQNEFSDPMKCFVRGVQIFDSTPLSSIPNALKLKLLGDMSNTLGVKITGSTCLTTGVDVLIQTGVTDLSKWNCLWVTLAWGFFFRILFYFSLLVGSKNKRT; from the coding sequence ATGTCAGCTCGCATTGTTGCGGTGAATATCACCGAGCCTTATGATTACGACTATATGGAAATGAATGATTTCACGCGCCGCCGTGACGCCGTCGAGATGCCGACTCTTGGACAGCTTCTCAAAAACGTTGGAGATGTACGTAAGGAAGTAATCGGCGATGGAAGTGAGACGCCGGGGCATCACTCTCTGGATGTCTCCGGTATGGAGACTCGCTCACTTCCATTCGTTCTCTCCTTCAACAACCTCACTTACAGTGTCAAGGTTCGTCAGAAAATGACCTTCGCCGATATCTGTACCCGCCGCCGTCGGTCTCCGGTGGATGAGCCACCGGCGGTTGGGGAGACAGTGTTTGCCCGGACTAAGATTCTCCTGAACGACATCTCCGGCGAAGCTCGCGACGGTGAGATCATGGCGTTTCTCGGAGCAAGTGGCTCAGGGAAATCAACTCTGATCGATGCGCTGGCAAACCGAATCGCGAAGGGAAAATTGAAAGGAAAAGTGACACTGAACGGCGAGTCTGTGGAATCTCGTCTTATGAAGGTGATTTCTGCTTACGTCATGCAAGACGATCTCCTCTTCCCAATGCTCACCGTGGAAGAGACTCTCACCTTTGCCGCGGAATTCCGATTACCGCGATCGCtctcaaaatcaaagaaaaaagcGCGCGTTCAAGCCTTAATCGATCAACTAGGACTCCGCAACGCCGCAAAAACAGTCATCGGGGACGAAGGTCACCGCGGAGTCTCCGGCGGTGAACGTCGTCGAGTCTCAATCGGAATCGACATAATCCACGATCCAATCGTACTTTTCCTCGACGAGCCAACTTCAGGACTCGATTCAACAAGCGCGTTCCTGGTTGTAAAAGTTCTTCAAAGAGTCGCACAAAGCGGAAGCATCGTAATCATGTCAATTCATCAACCTAGTTACAGAATCTTAGGTCTATTAGACCGAATGATTTTCTTATCGCGTGGCCAAACAGTGTATAGCGGTTCACCGTCACAGCTACCGTTATACTTCGCTGAATTCGGTCACTCTATACCAGAAGGTGATAACCGAACGGAGTTCGCGTTAGACGTAATTCGCGAACTAGAAGGTTCACCAGGCGGAACAAAAAGCTTGGTTGAGTTCAACAAATCATGGCAGAGCATGACAAAACTTCACCCTGAAGATTCATCACAAAACGCAACTTCTTCGTTGTCGTTGAAAGAAGCAATTAGCGCTAGCATTTCTAAAGGGAAATTAGTTTCAGGCGCTAATGCTGCAGCTACAACAACTAATAACTCCAACGGAAACGCCACGTCATCAACGACGACGTCGTCTATGGTGCCCACGTATGCAAACTCGTTTTGGATTGAGTTAGCAACGCTTTCGAAGCGTTCGCTAACTAATTCAAAAAGAATGCCAGAATTATTTGGGATAAGATTGGGTGCGGTTTTTGTAACAGGATTCATTCTTGCAACCGTGTTTTGGCACCTTGATGACACTCCCAAAGGAGTTCAAGAAAGGCTTGGGTTTTTCGCTTTTGCTATGTCAACTACTTTTTACACCACCGCTGATGCACTACCAGTTTTCATTCAGGAACGTTTTATATTCATGAGGGAAACATCACACAACGCTTATAGGATATCGTCATATTTGGTTTCCCACGCTATTGTTGCTTTGCCTGCGTTAGTGGTCCTTTCGTTTGTTTTCGCCGCCATGACGTTTTGGGCCGTTGGGCTTGATGGTGGATTCAAGGGctttatgttttacttttttattatgtttgcTTCGTTTTGGGCTGGGAACTCGTTCGTTTCGTTTCTTTCCGGTGTGGTACCTCATGTGATGTTGGGTTACACTATTGTTGTTGCGATTCTTGCTTATTTCTTGCTATTTAGTGGGTTCTTTATTAATAGGAATAGGATCCCTAAGTATTGGATTTGGTTCAATTACATGTCATTGATTAAGTACCCTTATGAAGCTGTTTTGCAAAATGAATTTAGTGACCCAATGAAGTGCTTTGTGAGGGGGGTGCAGATTTTTGATAGCACACCACTTAGTTCCATACCTAATGCACTTAAGTTGAAGTTGTTGGGAGATATGAGTAACACGCTGGGAGTGAAAATCACAGGCTCAACTTGTTTGACAACTGGTGTTGATGTGTTGATTCAAACTGGGGTGACAGATTTGAGCAAGTGGAACTGTCTGTGGGTAACTTTGGCTTGGGGTTTCTTCTTCAGGATTTTATTCTACTTTTCTTTGTTGGTAGGTAGCAAGAACAAGAGGACTTGA
- the LOC101502650 gene encoding uncharacterized protein — translation MANIASPSLQLSNPFLLSSSKLPIHIPRPFLLFTTRATEPQTPPSDSDPSEPPATTEEDFDDRMKEFRLRYRSGTGKKAEIRKGRKSNKVASKSGSGVYLPPVALKEAVSGGLKVELGFSKYSEKLNGRIAILGLIALLLVELATGKSVINYHTPGTVLIQIYFVASVTAIYVKYEKEKISVWPDSSSTN, via the coding sequence ATGGCGAACATAGCATCACCTTCTCTTCAACTCTCTAATCCATTTCTCCTTTCTTCTTCCAAACTTCCTATCCACATCCCCAGGCCATTCCTTCTCTTCACCACTCGCGCCACCGAACCACAAACACCGCCCTCCGATTCGGATCCATCCGAACCACCCGCTACCACCGAAGAAGACTTCGACGACCGCATGAAGGAATTCCGTCTCCGTTACCGGAGTGGCACGGGAAAGAAAGCGGAAATCCGGAAAGGACGGAAGTCTAATAAAGTTGCGTCGAAGTCGGGATCCGGCGTGTACTTGCCACCGGTGGCTTTGAAAGAAGCGGTTTCTGGTGGATTGAAGGTGGAATTAGGGTTTAGCAAATACAGCGAGAAATTGAATGGTCGAATTGCAATTCTTGGATTGATAGCACTTTTGCTTGTGGAGCTTGCAACTGGGAAAAGCGTTATCAATTATCATACACCTGGCACTGTGCTTATTCAGATATATTTTGTAGCTTCTGTTACTGCTATCTATGTTAAGTATGAGAAGGAGAAAATCAGTGTTTGGCCTGATTCTTCTTCAACCAATTAA